The following proteins are co-located in the Pedobacter sp. FW305-3-2-15-E-R2A2 genome:
- a CDS encoding MFS transporter: MTTLTKEKSTLAYLLSAPVIVASLGYFVDIYDLLLFGIVRIPSLTELGLDEAARSIEGASILNWQMTGLLLGGVLWGVLGDKKGRLSVLFGSIITYSIANFACGFVHDVFIYKILRFIAGVGLAGELGAGITLVSESLPKRLRALGTSLVAGVGVLGAVVGYFTVELFSWRNAYFIGGGMGILLLFLRIGVFESGMFHAMKAKEQLSKGNFLSFFTKKSRLILYLKCIGVGLPTWFVIGILATFSNEIGKALHITEAIKPGLAVMWCYVGLAAGDLVSGLLSYWLESRRKAVAFLMLFAAIGTVLFLFGGIETSRGLYLMCLWTGFGIGYWAMFVTIGAEQFGTNVRATAATTIPNMVRGTVVLMTTFYTFLKPQVMELYAAGIVGLICFAIGFYCIKTIPETHHKDLDFVED; this comes from the coding sequence ATGACCACGCTAACCAAAGAAAAAAGTACATTGGCCTATTTGCTGAGTGCACCTGTGATTGTAGCTTCCCTGGGCTATTTTGTCGACATCTATGATCTCCTTCTGTTTGGAATTGTGCGGATCCCCAGTCTAACGGAATTGGGCCTTGATGAAGCGGCCCGTTCCATTGAAGGAGCAAGTATCCTAAACTGGCAAATGACAGGTTTGTTACTTGGCGGTGTGCTCTGGGGAGTGTTGGGAGATAAGAAAGGACGACTCTCCGTGCTTTTTGGTTCGATCATTACCTATTCCATTGCGAACTTTGCCTGCGGTTTTGTGCATGATGTTTTTATTTATAAAATTTTGCGCTTCATTGCCGGAGTTGGTCTGGCAGGAGAACTTGGCGCGGGAATCACCCTGGTTTCGGAGAGTCTTCCAAAACGCTTGAGGGCATTGGGTACTTCGCTGGTGGCCGGGGTAGGTGTACTTGGAGCGGTGGTAGGCTATTTTACGGTTGAATTATTTAGCTGGAGAAATGCGTATTTCATCGGTGGTGGAATGGGAATCCTGTTGTTGTTTTTAAGGATTGGTGTGTTTGAATCAGGGATGTTTCATGCGATGAAAGCAAAAGAGCAGTTGAGCAAAGGGAATTTTCTTTCATTTTTTACTAAGAAAAGCAGACTGATTTTATACCTGAAATGTATTGGTGTTGGCCTTCCTACCTGGTTTGTAATCGGAATCCTGGCTACATTTAGTAATGAGATCGGAAAAGCATTGCACATTACTGAAGCGATAAAACCAGGCTTAGCGGTGATGTGGTGTTATGTGGGCCTTGCAGCCGGCGATTTGGTAAGTGGCTTGTTGAGTTATTGGCTGGAATCGCGTCGTAAGGCTGTCGCCTTTCTGATGTTATTCGCAGCTATAGGAACGGTATTGTTTCTGTTTGGGGGAATAGAAACGTCCAGAGGTTTATACCTGATGTGTCTTTGGACTGGCTTCGGAATTGGATATTGGGCCATGTTTGTCACGATTGGCGCGGAACAATTCGGTACCAATGTGCGTGCCACAGCAGCAACCACTATTCCAAATATGGTAAGAGGCACTGTGGTTTTAATGACCACATTTTATACCTTTTTAAAACCACAGGTGATGGAATTGTATGCTGCAGGCATCGTCGGACTGATCTGTTTTGCAATCGGATTTTATTGTATTAAAACGATTCCGGAAACCCACCATAAAGACTTGGATTTTGTAGAGGATTAA
- a CDS encoding alpha-L-fucosidase: MNHFKKILICSFLYFLTAGFSFAQDIDRWDKEANEKENPNAIWFKNAKFGMFIHWGLYSKLAGVWKDKDYYGSGEWLMNQAKIPASEYAKVASSFNPVKFNAQEWADLAKDAGIRYMVITAKHHEGFAMYDSKVSDFNIVKASPYGKDPMKALADATRKKGIQFGFYYSQFLDWHEPNGGGNKWDFKEADKDYLKYYKEKSIPQLKELLTNYGNLGIVWFDMPGGLNKQQTQELVDEMHALQPKSLFSSRVGQGLGDYRTFGDSEIPATPIKGAWESIYTHNDSWGYISHDMNFKSPEEIIHLLANVASKGGNLMLNVGPDGEGKIPYYSEKFLRATGLWLKANGESIYESTYGLIPAQPWGVTTSKPGKLFLHVLNPPKDGKIVVPGVNSSITKVYRLTDKKALKYALKGQTLTVDMPLSADPHNTVIAISYTGSLNDGYLNNIPTVSPQYDTNMLEVVNAKTSGAAKQETLTYSHYFGDWKHTPCILNMVKPDDQVAFKFNITAAGDYKVLLEYSCAEENAKQEGIMEFEHKVYKFQTLRTSEFNSGKPLLFIKHPVAIISVPKEGQYTIKLRPEANAKELFKLKSIILHPVL; this comes from the coding sequence ATGAACCACTTCAAAAAAATCCTTATCTGCAGCTTTTTATACTTCTTAACCGCTGGATTTTCATTTGCACAAGATATTGACAGATGGGACAAAGAAGCGAACGAAAAAGAAAATCCAAATGCAATTTGGTTTAAGAATGCGAAGTTTGGAATGTTTATTCACTGGGGGCTATATTCAAAGCTTGCGGGTGTATGGAAAGATAAAGATTACTATGGCAGCGGAGAATGGCTGATGAATCAGGCGAAGATTCCTGCATCCGAATATGCAAAGGTGGCTTCCAGCTTCAACCCTGTTAAATTCAACGCTCAGGAATGGGCAGACCTGGCTAAAGATGCTGGTATCCGCTACATGGTCATCACTGCAAAACACCATGAAGGATTTGCGATGTACGACTCGAAAGTCAGTGATTTCAATATTGTAAAAGCCTCTCCTTACGGAAAAGACCCAATGAAAGCACTTGCAGATGCCACCAGGAAGAAAGGCATCCAATTCGGCTTCTATTATTCTCAATTTTTAGATTGGCATGAACCTAACGGAGGTGGAAACAAATGGGATTTCAAAGAAGCCGATAAAGACTATTTAAAATATTATAAAGAAAAATCAATCCCGCAACTGAAGGAATTGCTAACCAATTACGGCAATCTGGGCATTGTTTGGTTTGACATGCCAGGTGGGTTAAACAAACAACAAACTCAGGAGCTCGTAGATGAGATGCATGCACTTCAACCGAAAAGTCTGTTCAGCAGCCGTGTTGGGCAAGGTCTGGGCGACTATAGAACCTTTGGAGATTCGGAAATCCCTGCGACTCCAATTAAGGGCGCCTGGGAATCCATATACACCCATAATGATTCCTGGGGATACATCAGCCATGATATGAATTTTAAATCACCTGAGGAGATCATTCACCTGCTCGCAAATGTCGCCTCAAAAGGCGGCAATCTTATGCTCAATGTAGGTCCGGATGGCGAGGGGAAAATCCCCTACTATTCAGAGAAATTTCTCAGGGCAACCGGCCTCTGGTTAAAAGCAAACGGAGAAAGCATTTACGAAAGTACTTACGGACTGATTCCCGCGCAACCCTGGGGTGTCACCACCTCTAAACCCGGAAAACTGTTTCTTCATGTTTTGAATCCACCTAAAGATGGAAAAATCGTTGTACCGGGCGTAAATAGCAGCATTACCAAAGTTTACCGCTTAACCGATAAAAAGGCATTAAAGTATGCGCTAAAAGGTCAAACATTAACCGTAGACATGCCGCTTTCTGCAGATCCGCATAATACCGTTATTGCTATCAGCTATACAGGTAGCTTAAATGACGGATATTTAAACAATATCCCTACCGTATCGCCTCAATACGACACCAATATGCTGGAAGTCGTTAATGCTAAGACGAGCGGTGCTGCAAAACAGGAAACCCTCACTTATAGTCATTATTTCGGTGATTGGAAACATACCCCTTGCATACTGAATATGGTTAAACCTGATGATCAGGTCGCATTTAAATTCAACATTACCGCAGCCGGCGATTATAAGGTATTATTAGAATATTCCTGCGCAGAGGAAAATGCAAAACAGGAAGGGATTATGGAATTTGAACACAAAGTCTACAAATTTCAAACCCTACGGACTTCAGAATTCAATTCAGGAAAACCATTGTTATTCATTAAACATCCTGTAGCGATCATTTCTGTACCCAAAGAAGGCCAATACACCATAAAACTAAGACCGGAAGCAAATGCAAAAGAACTCTTCAAGCTGAAGTCAATCATCTTACATCCTGTCTTATAG